Sequence from the Mycobacterium florentinum genome:
ATCGCTAGGCGCAGATGAGCAAAGGAGCCCATCATGATCACGACCAAGCTTGGCGCCGTGGCCGGAAAGGCCGCCCGGACTGTCGGTCTCGCGGTCTTCGCCGCTGGTCTCGCCCTCGGCTTGGCGACGGGGTTGGCCCACGCCGACGACACCACCACCGGTGGGATGTACGGCGACCCGATCACCGCGGCCGCGTTCTGGAAGCCCCAGACCTATGACGACTGCGCGCTGATGGCCGCCGCCGACGTGATCGGCGAGGTGACCGGGCACCCGGTCTCGGAGCAGGAGATCATCGCGGTGGCGCAGAAGCTGCCGAGCCGGTCCCACCCCGGATCGATCTACACCATTCCCAAGGACACCAGCGACCCGAACTCCGGCCAGGGCACCAGCCCCGATGACCTGCCGCTGCTGCTGGCGCACTATGGCGTCACGGCCAAGCTGACCAACACCAGCGATGCGCCCACGACGGGAGTCTCCACCGGGATGGCCGCGCTCAAGCACTACCTGGCCGACGGTCGCAAGGTGATCGTCGAGGTGAACGGCGAAATGATCTGGGGCCAGCCGGTGGACGCCAAGGACCGCAATGGCCAGCCCTCCTCCGACCACGCGGTCGTCGTCACCGGGGTCGATGTCGTCAACGACAAGGTGCACCTCAACGACAGCGGCGCCGACGACGGTGCGAACGAGACGGTTTCCCTCGCACTCTTCACCAAGGCGTGGGCCACCAGCGACGACGAGATGATCGTCACCGACGCGGCCGCCTAAACCCAGTACGGCACCCGGGCGCGGTATTGCCGCATCGCGAACGCCGCCAGGATCCAGCCGACGACGGTCAGCACCAGCACCACCGCCCAGTGCCGCATCTCCTGGTGGGCGCCCAGCAGCGGCGCCCGCACGATGTCGAGATAGTGCAGCAGCGGGTTGAGTTCGACGATCTTCGACCAGCTGCCCGCGCCCTGCTGCCGCAACGTGTCGTCGTTCCAGATGATCGGCGTCATGAAGAACAGCAACTGCACAATCGAGAACAGCAAGGGACCGATGTCGCGGTAACGCGTCGCCAGGATGCCGAAGCACAGCGACACCCAGATGCAGTTGAGCACGATCAGCGCCAGCGCCGGAATCACCGAAAGATCGGCCCACGACCACGGCTTGGGGAAGATGATCGCGACGACGAGATAGATCACGATGTTGTGCGCGAACAGGATCATCTGTCGCCACACCAGCCGGTACACGTGCACGCTCAACGGCGTCGGCAACTGCTTGATCAGACCCTCGTTGGCGACGAACACGTCGGCGCCTTCCAGGATCGCGGCGTTGATCAGGTTCCAGATGATCAGGCCGAGCGTCACATACGGCAGGTGCACCGACAGGTCGAGGTGGAACAGCTTCGAATACAGCCCGCCCATCGCGACGGCCGTCGTGCCGGTCGCGATGGTGATCCAGAACGGGCCCAGCACCGAGCGGCGGTAACGCTGCTTGATGTCCTGCCAGCCCAGGTGCAGCCACAGCTCCCGGCGGCGAAATCCGTCCAGCAGGTCGGTGCGGGCCCGGGTAAAGGTCCGCGACTGTGCCGCGGCGTCGATGAAAGTCATGCCGATCCTCCAGGCTTGCCGAACTGCTCACGACGTCCCAAGCGGCGCAACCGAATCCACTCCATCAGGCCTCGGGGGTCGCGCTGGGATATCAGGAAGAACCAACCGAACCGCACCCACTCCTGGACCAGCAACTTGCGCAGACCCGGCTGAGACAACAGATAGCCGCGGTTGCGGTAGGTGTAGAACCGCTTCGTCGGGTTGTCGGGGTATTGCGTGTGCATGCGGCCGCCCAGGATCGGCCGGAACTCCTCGGATCCGCAGGGATGCAGGTAGATGGTGTCCAGGCAGGTCCCGAACGGCAGCCCGGAGCGCACCAGCCGGCGGTGCAGTTCGACCTCGTCGCCGCGGATGAACAGCCGCATGTCCGGGACGCCGACGGCGTCCAGGGTGGACGCCCGGAACAGCGCGCCGTTGAACAGCGACGCGATCCCGGGCAGTAGGTCTTGTCCCGTTTCGGTGCGTAATTCGCTTGTGCGCCTGCGCCATACCAGGCCACGCCGCAACGGGAAGGCCAGCCGCTCCGGGTCGTCCATATTGCAGACCATCGGCGACACCTCGGCCAGGCCGTGCTTCTCGGCGCAGGCCAGCAGCGTGGCCAGCACCTGTGAGTCCTGTGGGCGGCCGTCGTCGTCGGCCAGCCACACCCAGTCGGCGCCCTGGGCCAGCGCGTGCAGCATGCCCAACGCGAAACCGCCTGCGCCGCCGAGGTTGCGGCGCGACGCCAGGTAGGTGGTCGAGATCGGCTGGGCGGCAACCAGGTCACGGATCCGGCTATCCGCACCACCGTCGTTGTCGACGACGATCAGGTGATCGGGCAGCCGGGTCTGCGCGCTGAGCATGTCCAGCGACTTCGCGAGCTCGTCGGGACGCCGGTGGGTGACCACGACGGCGAAGATGGACTCACTCATCCCCGGAAGCGCTTTGCGCCAGCGGTTTATCGGCCTGAATCTGCAGCCGGGTCTCTTCCAGCACCTCGCGGACGTGCCGGGCCGCATCCTCGCCCTCGTACGCGCGCACCACGTCTTCGATGCCACCTGTCTGGCGGATCACGCCGTGGTCGATCCACATCGCGGTCTTGCACAGCCGGGCCAGGAATTCGTTGGAATGGCTTGCGAAGACCAGGATTCCGGACCGCTCCACCAGCCCTTGCAATCGCGACTGCGCCTTTTTCAAGAAGTCGGCGTCCACGGCGCCGATGCCCTCGTCGAGCAGCAGGATTTCGGGGTCGATGCTGGTGACCACTCCCATCGCCAGCCGGACCCGCATCCCGGTGGAGTAGGTGCGTAGCGGCATCGACAGGTAATCCCCGAGCTCGGTGAACTCGGCGATCTCGTCGACCTTGGCCAGCATCTGCTTTCGGGTCTGCCCGAGAAACAGGCCACGGATGATGATGTTCTCGTAGCCGGAGATCTCGGGGTCCATCCCGACGCCGAGGTCGAACACCGGCGCGACCCGGCCGGTGACCTTGGCCCAGCCCCGGGTGGGCTCGTAGATGCCCGAAAGCAGGCGCAGCAAAGTCGATTTGCCGGCCCCGTTGTGGCCGACCAGGCCGACCCGGTCGCCCAGCTCGAGCGACATCGTGATGTCCCGCAACGCCTCAACGACGACGACGTTGGAGTTGTTGCGGCCGATCGTGCCGCCCGCCTTGCCGAGGAAGGCCTTCTTCAGCGATCGCGACTTCGCGTCGAAGATGGGAAATTCCACCCACGCGTTGCTGGTCTCGATATGCGGACCGCGAGGACCTGACACCGACGCCTGCTCTTACAGGTACTGTCCGGTGCCCGAGCCCGGACCGTGACGCCCAATTCCGTGGGGAAGGGCGCCCTGGCGCATCTGCTCGAGCTGCGCGCGGGCGGCCATCTGTTGGGCGAACAGTGCGGTCTGGATGCCGTGGAACAGCCCCTCGAGCCAGCCCACCAGCTGGGCCTGGGCGATGCGCAACTCGGCGTCCGACGGCTCGGCGTCGTCGCCGAACGGCAGGGTCAGGCGGTCGAGTTCCTCGCGAAGTTCCGGCGCGAGACCGTCTTCCAGCTCCCGGATGCTGGTGGCGTGGATGTCGCGCAGCCGCTTGCGACTGGCCTCGTCGAGCGGTGCCGCACGCACCTCTTCGAGCAATTGCTTGATCATGGTGCCGATGCGCATCACCTTGGCGGGCTGCTCGATCAGATCGGTCAGGGAGCGCTCGTCGGAATCCTCGTCGTCGGCCGCCTGGCTCAGTGCCATGATCCGCGGATCGACGCCGCCGATCACCTCGACGCCGTCGTCGTCGTTGCCGTTAGTCAATCCGGTCACCATCCTCTCGTACGTCTATGGCCGGGGCGCGGGGGCATTTCCGCGCCATTCGTAAATTCTGGCGCCGCCGTTGTCGTAGATCAGCGCCCACGACTTCGACTTTTCCAGCGACACTAGTCCGTCGGGCACGGCGAACCCGCGAACCGTGGGCGAGCTGGTGTAGATGTACCGGATATTGAGCGCCTTGATCGCCTCGACCACCTTCGGATCGTCAACACCCTTGCGGGCGGACAACCAGAAGATGTAGCGCTGCGGCCCCGGCCCGGTCTGCTGCGGGAAGTCGTAGTGGGTCCAGAGCGGATGCAGATCGGCCACCGCGTACATCCAGGCGGTGCCGTCGGTGTTCGCGTTGCCGATCAAGGTGTCGCGCGCGCCCGGCAGTTTCGCCAGATACGCCATCGCCATCAGGTCGCGCTGGTCGATGATCACCGAGTCGTACTTATCGCCGAACAGCACGATGTGGCGATACAGATAGTGCCGCCCGATGAACACCGTCGAGAACACCAGCAGCACCGCGGTGGCCGAGACCCAGAAGGGTGAGGGTAGTTGCTTGAACCGGCCGGTGATTCGTTTGGCGATCGCGACCGCCAGCACGACCGCTCCGAACAAGGCGATGGCCGCCATCGGCGTCACCAGCATCGTCACCACTGAGGTGAGCCGGCGCGGATCGTTGTAGAAGAACTGACTGAACTCCTCGATCACCGCCCCGGCCGCGTTGTGAAACGGGGCCCCCGAGTAGATCGTCGCCACGGTCAGCACCAGCCAGACCGCCACCGGCCACCAGATCCGCTTGTACAGCAGATACGCCATGCCGAGATACATCAGCACGACCAGTCCGTACTGGGTCGGAAAATCGTTGAGGTGGCGAGTGTGCAGCAGCAGCGCATCGATGACGCCCTGCTTGGCGCTCTTGAAACTGGGGAAGGCGTGCCCGGCGATGATGTCGGCCTGCCGGAGCACCCCGATGAACTGCGGCGCCAGGATCAGCCCGGTCGGCACCGCCGTCGCGGCCAGGATTGCGGTGTCGGCGAGCCGGCCCCGCACCGGATGCCACAGCACGTCCAGCAGCCACCAGCCCAACAGGAACAAGACGACGATGAATCCGCCGGTCAGGTGTACCGACAGCACGCCGACCAGCGCCAGCACGGCCATCGGGATGCGATCGCGATGCCGCAACGTCGAGGTGGTCAACAGGAACGTCGGGATCGCGACTCCGTAGGCCGCCAGGTTGGGCATCGCGGCCACGCCGAACTCGACGTAGGGCACCGAAGTGAACGACGCCGACAGCGCGGCCGCGGTGGCCGCGATCGCGGCCGTGCGGCCCGGCGTCACCACCGGGCGCAGCAGATGCCAGGTGAGCATCGCCGCGCTGGTCGGGAACAGCCAGATCGAGGCCGCCACCGAGCTCAGGGTGTAGCCCGTGGTCGGTGCCGCACCCGTGAGCTGGCAGAACACGGCGGTCAGGGCGTGGAACACCGAGGGGTAGTACAGCGCCTGGTGGGTCTCGACGTTGCGCAGCTCGCCCATGTGCGTGGAGGACGCCTGCCCGGTGTCGAGCATGAAGCGCACCTCGTTGGCGTGCCACACCGCATCCCAGGTGCTGGGGACGGTCTGCCAGTGGGCAGCCAGGCCCCGGTAGGCGGCCCACATGATCAGCAGCGTGCCCAGCAGCACCCCGGCCGCGACTGTCAGCGCCGGCAAGCGGGAGATCCCACGCGCCTCGGCGTCGGTGTCGCGGTAGCGGGCGAGCAGCAGCTGCAAACCCGTCGCCACCACACACACGACCGCGAGCGCCGCGAGCGCAGTCCAACCGTTCCAAGGAATTCCGAGCGCACCGTAAGGAATGATCGCCAGCGCGACGACACCGTAGGTCAGCGCCGGGCCAACTGCGACCGCGATTGGCCACCTTAGCTGGGCGATACGCGCAACGATTGTCCCCGGAGCGATCAGCAAAAACAGTGCGAGCAGCGTTCCGATCCACAAGCCCACTCGACTAGTATGGCTGGCCGGGTGACCTGGCTCGGGAAGCCACCGGCTGGCTCCAACGTCTGCGGCACCCGTTACCGTCACAATTTCGCTCAAGTGCGGAAGCTCTAAGGTGGCTGGCATGGCTTATGACGTCGCCCGGGTGCGCGGACTGCATCCGTCACTGGGTGACGGATGGGTGCACTTCGACGCGCCGACGGGGATGCTGATCCCCGATTCCGTCGCGACCACGGTCTCGACGGCGTTCCGCCGCTCTAGTGCCACCACCGTGGGCGCGCACCCGTCGGCGCAGCGCAGCGCGGCCGTCCTGGATGCGGCGCGCGCGGCCGTAGCGGATCTGTTCAACGCCGACCCGACGGCCATCGTGCTGGGCGCCGACCGCGCGATCCTGCTGTCTTCGCTCGCCGAGGCATCGTCCTCGCGGGCCGGCCTCGGCTACGAGGTGATCGTCAGCCGCCTGGACGACGAGGCGAACATCGCCCCGTGGCTACGGGCGGCGCACCGGTATGGGGCCAAGGTGAAGTGGGCCGAGGTCGACATCGAAAACGGTGAGCTGCCGACGTGGCAGTGGGAGAGCCTGATTGGGAAGTCGACGCGGCTGGTCGCGGTCACCTCGGCGTCGGGAACGCTGGGCACGGTCACCGATCTGCGGGCGATGACCAAGCTGGTGCACGACGTCGGCGGGCTGGTGATCGTCGATCATTCCGCGGCCGCGCCCTACCGACTGCTCGACATCAAAGAGACCGAGGTCGACGTGGTGGCGGTGAACGCCCTCGCCTGGGGCGGCCCGCCGGTCGGCGCGATGGTGTTCCGCGATCGGGCGCTGATCAACTCGTTCAGCTCGGTTTCCACCGATCCCAACGCCACCGGCCCGGCCCGCCTCGAGGTGGGCGCGCATCAGTTCGGTCTGCTGGCCGGCGTCGTTGCCAGCATCGAATACCTTGCCGCGTTGGATGAGTCGGCCCGTGGCAGCCGGCGCGAGCGGCTCTCGGTTTCGATGCAATCGGCGGCCTCATATCTCAACCGGATCTTCGACTACCTGATGATCTCGTTGCGGTCGTTGCCGTTGATGATGCTGATCGGTCGCCCGGAGGTACGGATCCCGCTCGTCAGCTTCGCTTTGCAGGGCGTGCCCGCCGAGCGGGTCGTGCAACGCTTGGCGGACAACGGAATTCTGGCCGTCTCCAATGAGAGCTCACGCGTGCTGGATGCCCTGGGCGCCAACGATATTGGTGGTGCGGTGACGGTCGGGCTGGCGCATTACTCGACGATGGCCGAGGTCGATCAGCTGGTGCGTGCGCTGGCGTCGTTGGGCTAACCCGGCCTCGCGTTTACGCCGCCGCCCGCCCTCGACTGTGCGGCGACGGCCTTGAGTGTGCGGTCACGGCGGAGACACGCCGAGAAATGCCGTCCTCCGCGCACCGTCAAAGCCACAGGCGCACACCGGAAGCCGTGAGCGCACACTCAACGGCAAAGCTAGACGGCCAGCACGATCTTTCCGTGCACGTCGCCCGACACCAGCTTCTGATGCGCTTCGCCGGCCTGCTGAATCGGCATGCGTGCGCCGATGATCGGCCGGACCCGACCGTCGGCGATCATCGGCCACACCGACGCCGTCACCGCGGCGACGATCTCCCCCTTGCTGTTCGGACCGGTCACCGGCCGGCCCCGCAGCGTCGTGCCGATCACGCGTAAACGCTTGGGCAGCAGCTTGCCGATGTTGAGCTCGCCCTTGAGACCCCCCTGCATGCCGATGATCACCAGCTGCCCGTCGGTGGCCAGGGCGTCGAGATTGCGGTCCAGATACGAGGCGCCCATGATGTCGAAGATCACGTCGGCGCCGCCGGACTCCTGTACCCGCGCGACGAAATCCTCGTCGCGATAGTTGATGGTGATCTCGGCACCCAGGTCGCGGCAGATGTCCAGCTTGGCCGCCGAACCGGCGGTGACCGCCACCCGGGCACCCAACGCGCGCCCGACCTGAATCGCGTGGGTCCCGATGCCGCTGGCCCCGCCGTGCATCAGCAGTAGCTGGCCCTTGCTCAGGTGCGCGGTCAGCACCAGATTCGACCACACCGTGCAGGCCACCTCGGGTAGCCCCGCGGCATCCTCGAGGGTGACGCCGTCCGGAATCGGCAGCACCTGGGGGGCGGGGACAGCGACGTATTCGGCGTAGCCGCCGCCGGCCAGCAGTGCGCAAACTTCTTGTCCGACCGACCATTCCGTGACAGCGGAGCCAACTTCGGCGATGACGCCGGATACCTCCATGCCGATGGTGTCACTGGCTCCCGGCGGCGGCGGATACTTGCCGGCGGCCTGCAGCACGTCGGCGCGGTTGACGCCGGCCGCGGTGACCTTGATCAGCACCTCGTCGGCCGCCGCGGTGACATCGGGGACGTCTTGCCAGACGAGTTGGTCGGAGGATTCGGCGACGATGGCGCGCATGCGGGCCACGGTACTAGCCCCGTTACCCTTGTCTGCGGTGGCGTGGCAGAGCGGCCTAATGCACTCGCCTTGAAAGCGAGAGACGGCTAAAACCGTCCGGGGGTTCAAATCCCTCCGCCACCGCAGTGTTCAGCGGCGACCCTGATCGGGTG
This genomic interval carries:
- the wzt gene encoding galactan export ABC transporter ATP-binding subunit Wzt/RfbE is translated as MSGPRGPHIETSNAWVEFPIFDAKSRSLKKAFLGKAGGTIGRNNSNVVVVEALRDITMSLELGDRVGLVGHNGAGKSTLLRLLSGIYEPTRGWAKVTGRVAPVFDLGVGMDPEISGYENIIIRGLFLGQTRKQMLAKVDEIAEFTELGDYLSMPLRTYSTGMRVRLAMGVVTSIDPEILLLDEGIGAVDADFLKKAQSRLQGLVERSGILVFASHSNEFLARLCKTAMWIDHGVIRQTGGIEDVVRAYEGEDAARHVREVLEETRLQIQADKPLAQSASGDE
- a CDS encoding C39 family peptidase — its product is MITTKLGAVAGKAARTVGLAVFAAGLALGLATGLAHADDTTTGGMYGDPITAAAFWKPQTYDDCALMAAADVIGEVTGHPVSEQEIIAVAQKLPSRSHPGSIYTIPKDTSDPNSGQGTSPDDLPLLLAHYGVTAKLTNTSDAPTTGVSTGMAALKHYLADGRKVIVEVNGEMIWGQPVDAKDRNGQPSSDHAVVVTGVDVVNDKVHLNDSGADDGANETVSLALFTKAWATSDDEMIVTDAAA
- the wzm gene encoding galactan export ABC transporter permease subunit Wzm/RfbD, translated to MTFIDAAAQSRTFTRARTDLLDGFRRRELWLHLGWQDIKQRYRRSVLGPFWITIATGTTAVAMGGLYSKLFHLDLSVHLPYVTLGLIIWNLINAAILEGADVFVANEGLIKQLPTPLSVHVYRLVWRQMILFAHNIVIYLVVAIIFPKPWSWADLSVIPALALIVLNCIWVSLCFGILATRYRDIGPLLFSIVQLLFFMTPIIWNDDTLRQQGAGSWSKIVELNPLLHYLDIVRAPLLGAHQEMRHWAVVLVLTVVGWILAAFAMRQYRARVPYWV
- the glfT1 gene encoding galactofuranosyltransferase GlfT1; amino-acid sequence: MSESIFAVVVTHRRPDELAKSLDMLSAQTRLPDHLIVVDNDGGADSRIRDLVAAQPISTTYLASRRNLGGAGGFALGMLHALAQGADWVWLADDDGRPQDSQVLATLLACAEKHGLAEVSPMVCNMDDPERLAFPLRRGLVWRRRTSELRTETGQDLLPGIASLFNGALFRASTLDAVGVPDMRLFIRGDEVELHRRLVRSGLPFGTCLDTIYLHPCGSEEFRPILGGRMHTQYPDNPTKRFYTYRNRGYLLSQPGLRKLLVQEWVRFGWFFLISQRDPRGLMEWIRLRRLGRREQFGKPGGSA
- a CDS encoding NAD(P)H-quinone oxidoreductase, which gives rise to MRAIVAESSDQLVWQDVPDVTAAADEVLIKVTAAGVNRADVLQAAGKYPPPPGASDTIGMEVSGVIAEVGSAVTEWSVGQEVCALLAGGGYAEYVAVPAPQVLPIPDGVTLEDAAGLPEVACTVWSNLVLTAHLSKGQLLLMHGGASGIGTHAIQVGRALGARVAVTAGSAAKLDICRDLGAEITINYRDEDFVARVQESGGADVIFDIMGASYLDRNLDALATDGQLVIIGMQGGLKGELNIGKLLPKRLRVIGTTLRGRPVTGPNSKGEIVAAVTASVWPMIADGRVRPIIGARMPIQQAGEAHQKLVSGDVHGKIVLAV
- a CDS encoding bacterial proteasome activator family protein, with protein sequence MVTGLTNGNDDDGVEVIGGVDPRIMALSQAADDEDSDERSLTDLIEQPAKVMRIGTMIKQLLEEVRAAPLDEASRKRLRDIHATSIRELEDGLAPELREELDRLTLPFGDDAEPSDAELRIAQAQLVGWLEGLFHGIQTALFAQQMAARAQLEQMRQGALPHGIGRHGPGSGTGQYL
- a CDS encoding cysteine desulfurase-like protein, with product MAYDVARVRGLHPSLGDGWVHFDAPTGMLIPDSVATTVSTAFRRSSATTVGAHPSAQRSAAVLDAARAAVADLFNADPTAIVLGADRAILLSSLAEASSSRAGLGYEVIVSRLDDEANIAPWLRAAHRYGAKVKWAEVDIENGELPTWQWESLIGKSTRLVAVTSASGTLGTVTDLRAMTKLVHDVGGLVIVDHSAAAPYRLLDIKETEVDVVAVNALAWGGPPVGAMVFRDRALINSFSSVSTDPNATGPARLEVGAHQFGLLAGVVASIEYLAALDESARGSRRERLSVSMQSAASYLNRIFDYLMISLRSLPLMMLIGRPEVRIPLVSFALQGVPAERVVQRLADNGILAVSNESSRVLDALGANDIGGAVTVGLAHYSTMAEVDQLVRALASLG
- a CDS encoding DUF6541 family protein codes for the protein MGLWIGTLLALFLLIAPGTIVARIAQLRWPIAVAVGPALTYGVVALAIIPYGALGIPWNGWTALAALAVVCVVATGLQLLLARYRDTDAEARGISRLPALTVAAGVLLGTLLIMWAAYRGLAAHWQTVPSTWDAVWHANEVRFMLDTGQASSTHMGELRNVETHQALYYPSVFHALTAVFCQLTGAAPTTGYTLSSVAASIWLFPTSAAMLTWHLLRPVVTPGRTAAIAATAAALSASFTSVPYVEFGVAAMPNLAAYGVAIPTFLLTTSTLRHRDRIPMAVLALVGVLSVHLTGGFIVVLFLLGWWLLDVLWHPVRGRLADTAILAATAVPTGLILAPQFIGVLRQADIIAGHAFPSFKSAKQGVIDALLLHTRHLNDFPTQYGLVVLMYLGMAYLLYKRIWWPVAVWLVLTVATIYSGAPFHNAAGAVIEEFSQFFYNDPRRLTSVVTMLVTPMAAIALFGAVVLAVAIAKRITGRFKQLPSPFWVSATAVLLVFSTVFIGRHYLYRHIVLFGDKYDSVIIDQRDLMAMAYLAKLPGARDTLIGNANTDGTAWMYAVADLHPLWTHYDFPQQTGPGPQRYIFWLSARKGVDDPKVVEAIKALNIRYIYTSSPTVRGFAVPDGLVSLEKSKSWALIYDNGGARIYEWRGNAPAPRP